TTTAAATAGCGATGATGCTTATTTATAACATAATCAATCAATTCACGATAAGAAGCATTTTTCCAATCAATTTCAGATTCATTTAATCGTTTCGTATTATGATAAAGCGTATTTAATTCTGTAAGTACTTCTGTTGCTGATAAATTTCTTTCATGAATTGCATCAATAAGTGGTTTATTACCACCACAACAAAAGTCTATTCTATATGATTTAAAAAGATTACTAGCTTTTGGAAATTGTGTAACAATCTCACCGACAATAGAAGTTTCAGTAAATGTATGTTCCATATGAATGCCTCCATAAAGTTTGAATGTAATATCTAAATTAAGAATAGCAATAAATGAAAAACAATGTGGTGATTGAAATCACTTATAATGTGTCAATTTTAAGGATAATCAAATGAGTTTTATAAAAGGAAGAGGGAGAGGGAATTCGTCATAATAGTTTCTGATAATAAAAAAGAAGCTTACTAGAAGCTTCTTTTTTACTACTATTTTTCACATGCAACTCCATCGCCATCACGATCAAGATGTGAGTCATAACCTGGTTGTCCTTTATATAGAGGAGCTTTCCCGGCAGCTCTAACTGCGGCACAATTTTTGTAATATGCACTACTAGTATTTCCTGAAGCAGGTTGTGTTTGAGCTTGCTGTGCTTTTTGCTCTTCTTGTTGCTTACGAGCTTGTTCATCAGCCTGACGTTTTTGCTCTTCTTGTTGCTTACGAGCTTGCTCATCAGCTAGGCGTTTTTGCTCTTCTTGTTGCTTACGAGCTTGCTCATCAGCTAGGCGTTTTTGCTCTTCTTGTTGTTTACGAGCTTGTTCATCGGCTAGACGTTTTTGCTCTTCTTGTTGTTTACGGGCTTGTTCATCAGCCTGACGTTTTTCATCCTCTTGCTTACGAGCTTGTTCATCGGCTAGACGCTTCTCATCTTCTTGCTTTTGAGTTTTTTCGTCCGCCTCTTTTTTCTTTTCGCTATCTTTCTGTTCTTCATTGTTAGAAGCAACTTTTGTACTAGTTGCTGTCGTTTTTTCAGAAGAAGGATCTGAAATACCTGATAGCGCAACAAAAATGACAAATAATACGGCTGTAATAATAAATTGTTTTTTCGCTACACCTGTTTTCTTAATAACAGATAAGATTGCTAGAACAAGGAAGAATATAAATAGAATGAAACTTAAAGTAGAAAAAAACTGCGACGACGGGGTGTTCCGATTTTGTTGTACCGGCCGTTATTAATATAATAGAAATCATAAAAAGAATAACGGTAGGACGTCCATATTGTTTTGCTTTTCCATTTTTCTTAAAGAATGAAATAATACATAAGATTAAAAGAATAAAAGCAATAAAAAATAAAGCTGCACCAATATTACTTAAAATCGTCATTTTCATACCTCCATTTGTAAGATTCTTCTTATTGATTATATAGGAACTTATTGGATATTACACGTTTTATATAAATTTAGAAAGTTAATATTTTTACTAGACTTATAAACATTTATTTTGTATATAAGGAAAAATAGATATATTTCCTATTACGTTTTGAAAGAGATTTCATAAATTATAGTATATCGATTGAAAGGAGGAGATTTGAATGGAATTTCAATTGTTGGTAACTTGTATATTACAAGAAGGTAATGCTTACTTTTTAGTAACGAAGGTAGACGATGTTATTACGTTAAAAGTACCGATTACTGCGGGAGTAGCAGGTTTATTTTTAGCTTTAGGTGTACCAAGATGTTCTTAATTTAAATCTCTATAGTAGAAGGGGAAGGGACATGCCTTCCTTTTCTACTATTACATAATATAATTATGTAAACTTAAATATCATATTTGTGATAGCACGTTTGAAATGGACATGCATATACTATAATGTTTCATTGGATGTTAGCGGTGAAAGGTAGTTTTAATAAGTGCATCCAGTGATGTTTTTAAGTTATGAAAATAAAAGAGGTGCTATTATATATGAAAAGAAAAACATTTGATATTCCAGTTACATTGCGAAGAGAGTGGTTTTTACTAGAGTTAGCTTATTTAACGAAAAAATATGGAATTGAAATTGCAACTAGCAAAATGGATGCTGCACCGTTTTTAAGAGATCAAGTTACAGAATCAAAGATAGGGAAAGGGTTACAATACGATAAATATGATGATGAATATATAATTGAAAATTAAAGGGTAACAACAAAATTAAATTAATTTATAACAAAGTATATAATAAAGCAGATTCTAAATATAGAATCTGCTTTATTATGAAGTACTTGTAGTCAACTAACCTCTTTCTAGTGTTTTTCCTACATATTTCTCTTGCGTTATTCCAAAAGATTCACGAAGAATGCGAGCATAATCTTTAGATTCTATTGGTCGTTTATTTTTAGTGCCTTTAAAGGTTTCTGTATAATTTTTATTTGTTAATGATATGTGACCATAAGTAGTTAATTTACAAGTGATAGCCCCTTTATTAAAAGGAGATTCTTTATGCTCTACAATCACTTTTTGAATGTTATTCACTTTTTTCTCATCTATTGGATCTACAGTGAAAGCATAGCCTATTTTCCATTCGTTTGAAGGTTCAGATTGTAAGAAACTTGTAGATTCCCCGTTAGCCCCTTTTCTCATTTCTAAAATATGCGTACCTTTTCGAGTATTTCGCTTACGAATTCGATATTCTCCTGTTTGAGAGGAGATGACTTCTCCGTTAAAAGGGACTGGATGTAAAGGGAGATGAGATGCAAAACCTGCATCCACAACATAATCTTTATCCTCATGACTTAATATGATAATGACATGACCATCATCGGGTTTCCATTTATTATCGTACAGATCATAAACAGTACCGGCTACTTTGTATACTTGAAACCCACAATCAATTAAAAAATAATACAATAAGGAGTTTAATTCATAACAAAGTCCACCTCGTTTTTGAATAAGTAACTTTTCTATTAAGTTATCTTTTGAGATATTTTTAATAGTACCAGCCATAATATCAAGATTTTCATAGGGGAGAATCATTCCCATTTTTAAGAGAATTTCATCTAAATCATCAAATGTTATTTCTTTTGCAGGAATTTTTAAGCGTTTAAAAAACTCCTTTTGTAAATTGGTCATCATAAAGTATTCTCCTTTCTTTTTACAGAATTTTCTTCTGCTCACCGATAGGTTAGTACTTCTAAAAAGTTAATTCAAGTGCGCGGAAATTATCATAATATATGTTTCTGGAAATGTGATTGTTTTTTCTGAAATTTCAGTTTAATTTTTAATTGTAGGAAAGTCTTATAATATAAGCTCCTTTAAAATTAGTTTGTATTTAATGAAAAGAAAGTACAGATCTTTATTATATTTTTAAATAACTAACTAGTAATAAAATGTTTTTTCACTAAAATTTTTTCAAGATTTGTATGCTTTATATAAACAATATTGATTTAAAAAATATCTGGATGTAGCTAAGTAAACAATTATTGAGAAACTTTTTTGTCGTATTCTATCAAAAGGAAGAGGTAGAAACAAAGAGAATAACGAGAGTTAAGAAAGAGGGTATACAACTAGTAACCTTCTAAAAATAGGGCTAACATCTTTTTAAAATAAAAGATTAGCTATTATTAAGGAAGGGAAAATATAAAATATTATAAAGAACACCTTCTTTCAAAAAAATAGGGGGAGTAATATGCGACTGATGAGAAGATGTGTGGCCTTACTAATTGTATTTTTTATCATGGCTCCAACGATTAGCACAAATGTACAGGCAGAAGTTGTAAAAGAGCTTGGAAAGGGGTTTCCTGATACAGAAGTATTCACACCTGGAGAATGGTTTTTAGGCCAAAAACCTGCTAATTATGATGAGAATAAACCGCCAATTCTCTTTGTACAAGGAAGAAATGGTAATGCTGATAGTTGGTATGGAAAGACAGTATATCATGATATAAATGATATGTATGATTATGCTTTAAAAGCAGGCTATCAAACAGTGTTTATACAATTGTATGATGCTGCGGGGAAAGGTTCGGCTAGTCAGTGGGATAACGGAAAATTGTTAGCACAAAAACTGGAAGAAATATATAATCATTTCGGTAAAAAAGTTAATATTGTAGCGCATAGTAAAGGTGGTATTGATACACAAGCCGCATTAGTTGAATATGGTGCGAATCGATTTGTTGGAAATGTTATTACACTTGCTACACCGCATCACGGCTCAAATTTAGCAGATTTGTCATATAGTTGGTGGGCAGGGTGGCTTGCTTCTATATTAGGTCAAAAAGATGATGGTACGTACTCGTTACAAATAGGTGAAATGGCAAAGTTTCGTTCAATAATAGATAACAACCCAGCAGCTAAATTAAACCGTTACTATACGGCTACTGGAACTAGCTGGGGGCCAACATTTTCTGCATTATCTATGGGTGGGTTATATTTATCATCGTACGGTTCAAATGATGGACTAGTAAATGAATGGAGTGCCAAGCTATCGTACGGTACACATTTATTTACAGATTCCAGATTTGATCATGACAATATAAGAAAAGGATCAGCTGTTTTTGCACGAATTGAACCATATTTACGTACGACAAATGTGGGATTACCAGCTTTAGTAGCATCCAGCACTAGTTCAAATGAAAATCTAGAACAATTAAATACAACTTCAAATCAAAATATTTTAGGAGGCGAATTACCACAAAATCAGTGGATAGAGCAAAGTATTTCTGTTGATAAAAAGGCTGAAGGAATAGTTTCTGTACTAACTGCTTCTTCTGATGTTGAAGTACAAATGGTATCTCCAAAAGGAAAAATCTATGCAAATAAAGATAGCGCTATAACTACTAGTGAAGGCGAATCTTTCTTTAATGGGGCGACAATTAGAACATTTAAGTTTGATAAATTGGAAGTAGGCGAATGGAAAATCAAAATGATGGCGAAGCAGTCGAAAGATGCATATTTAGTTGTAAGCGATTACAAGGGTGGCGCGCCATTTGTTCTTCAAATGCCTACAAAAGTTAAAGTAAATAAACCTGAGTATAAACTGAAAAAATCACCTGTAGCACCTGAAATGAAAGGGGATCTTTCCATAACAGTAAGAGTCGTTAATAAAGAAGGTAAGTTAGTCTCTGAATTTAATGAATTACAAAATGTTAATACGAATACATTTACAGGTGCTTTGAAAGATATAAAACAACCGGGAGTATATAACGTTACGATGGATATAAAAGGGATGAATAAAGAAGGAAAATCATATAATCGTACGATTGTTAAGTCGGTTTATGTAGAGAAATAAGGAAGAATAAATAAGTATAATAAAAAAGTGCAGAAATCTTGTGTTAGAAAGAATTCTGCACTTTTTTTGCGTGATGAAAGATAATAAAAGTCGAAGAAAACTGTTATTCAATAAAAAAAGATGCTGAAATAGCATCTGAATGTAAAGAAATAATATTAACTTAGTTTTGTAACTGTTAATTCAACTGAATTTATACCATTGTCACAAGTTACAATACTTTGACGATTAAAACCACTATTATTTCTAAGTTGAAGAGTTGAATTAGCAGGCACTGTAACAATCGTTTCGCCAACGAGTTGAAGACATTCGTTATTTGATGAAGTATTCATTTGAATAGCGAAGTCACCTTGACTATTAGCAAGTGGATTGTTATTTAAAAATATAGTTATGACTGGGATATGTGGAAATACAGGATTTAAAGTAGTATTAATACTGGAAATGAACGAAACTCTATAATCACCAAATTGTCTAAAGTGTATAGTAGTAGGATTTAGTAAGGAAACGCCTCCTGCTAAAGGTCCAACGTGATTAAATGGAAAAGGATCGCCAAAAGGAACAGTTATAAATTCAGTTTGCCAAAAAGTTCCGTATGCAGGACAGCTGCGTTTATGTGAATGGTCACATGAACATTTTTTATACGAGTTTGAAGAATGATAGTATGAACCCAATATATTACCTCCTATTCTTAATAAATTAAAACCACATAGTAGTTTATGAAGGTGAATCACAATTGGCGTGTATGCTTGTACTATAAAAGGAGATAGATGTGGAATATAAAGTGGTCAAATGATGAAATGTAGTATTTGGGTATTACCTGTAACACCTTTTGAAGATGATAAGGTTCATAATTTGATAGAAAAATAAATGGAATTTCTAAATAGATTGAAGTAACGAGGAAACGTTTATCTCACTATTTTCCGAGCAGTAAGACTCCCATCTCAAAATTCAGCGAAAGCAAAGAAGTTAGGTGGGGATGAACAAAACCCCCACTCATTAAAGTTTCACTTTACTATATTAATTTCATCTGACAAACAGCAATATTATCTTTCGCTGTATGGATGTTATCATTTGGTGAAGTTATGGCATTTAACTGTATGTATATTAGGTTATTCAGTTTATTTTTTTATTTGCGTAGCTGAGCAGGAAGGAGTCAGAAAATATAGAATAATGTACATATGAAGCATCGTTTGTTTTTGGTGTGAATAGTAATTAAAGATACGCTAAAATATTTAAAATTGTAACGAAAGAGAGATTAAATAATAGAGGGAGCAACTTACATGGAAAATATATTAAAGGTATCTTCAAAATCAAGCCCAAATTCAGTCGCGGGTGCAATAGCGGGTGTACTAAGAACAAGTGGTAATGTGGAAATTCAAGCGATTGGGGCTGGAGCTATAAATCAAGCGATTAAAGCAATTGCGATTGCAAGAGGGTTCGTCGCTCCAAGTGGTATTGACTTAGCCTTCGTACCAGCATTTCAAGAGATTTCTATCAATAATGAAGATAGAACAGCGATTAAATTAATTGTAGGTCCTAGAAAGAAAAGGTCTTAGTAGAAGAGAGTGTTACTATAAGGGGAAAAGACCAATAGACTTCCCATGTTAGATACGTTATTTTATGTAACCGATCCTTGGGTGTGGA
This DNA window, taken from Bacillus cereus ATCC 14579, encodes the following:
- the exsG gene encoding exosporium protein ExsG, encoding MEFQLLVTCILQEGNAYFLVTKVDDVITLKVPITAGVAGLFLALGVPRCS
- a CDS encoding arylamine N-acetyltransferase family protein, whose translation is MMTNLQKEFFKRLKIPAKEITFDDLDEILLKMGMILPYENLDIMAGTIKNISKDNLIEKLLIQKRGGLCYELNSLLYYFLIDCGFQVYKVAGTVYDLYDNKWKPDDGHVIIILSHEDKDYVVDAGFASHLPLHPVPFNGEVISSQTGEYRIRKRNTRKGTHILEMRKGANGESTSFLQSEPSNEWKIGYAFTVDPIDEKKVNNIQKVIVEHKESPFNKGAITCKLTTYGHISLTNKNYTETFKGTKNKRPIESKDYARILRESFGITQEKYVGKTLERG
- a CDS encoding esterase/lipase family protein — its product is MRLMRRCVALLIVFFIMAPTISTNVQAEVVKELGKGFPDTEVFTPGEWFLGQKPANYDENKPPILFVQGRNGNADSWYGKTVYHDINDMYDYALKAGYQTVFIQLYDAAGKGSASQWDNGKLLAQKLEEIYNHFGKKVNIVAHSKGGIDTQAALVEYGANRFVGNVITLATPHHGSNLADLSYSWWAGWLASILGQKDDGTYSLQIGEMAKFRSIIDNNPAAKLNRYYTATGTSWGPTFSALSMGGLYLSSYGSNDGLVNEWSAKLSYGTHLFTDSRFDHDNIRKGSAVFARIEPYLRTTNVGLPALVASSTSSNENLEQLNTTSNQNILGGELPQNQWIEQSISVDKKAEGIVSVLTASSDVEVQMVSPKGKIYANKDSAITTSEGESFFNGATIRTFKFDKLEVGEWKIKMMAKQSKDAYLVVSDYKGGAPFVLQMPTKVKVNKPEYKLKKSPVAPEMKGDLSITVRVVNKEGKLVSEFNELQNVNTNTFTGALKDIKQPGVYNVTMDIKGMNKEGKSYNRTIVKSVYVEK
- a CDS encoding stage V sporulation protein S produces the protein MENILKVSSKSSPNSVAGAIAGVLRTSGNVEIQAIGAGAINQAIKAIAIARGFVAPSGIDLAFVPAFQEISINNEDRTAIKLIVGPRKKRS